One genomic segment of Amycolatopsis sp. Hca4 includes these proteins:
- a CDS encoding MFS transporter: MYIAASRTSDLASGTDRKPALKRVSANVLALGMVSLVTDVSSEMVTAVLPLYLVLGLGLNPLQFGLLDGLYAGATAVVRVLGGHLADRWRRLKAVAGFGYGLSAVCKLGLVAAGSSVAAIGVVLAADRTGKGLRTGPRDALISLSSEPATLGRSFGVHRAMDTVGAFLGPLVAMAVLALSLGSYSSVFFTSFCIAAIAVLLLALFVRDRPGGVDRAAVSARAAFGLLRQQDFRRVALWAALLGLVTVGDSFVYLVLQRRWEIAATYFPLLPLGTAGVYLLLAVPLGKLADRVGRWPVFLGGHVALCLALVLLCGPAYAVLPVVALALHGVFYAATDGVLMAAAGPLVPAGLRATGLAVVQTGQAVARMLSSVLFGLAWTLWDLRPAVLVAAVCLAAVALAAAFAKPVRP, from the coding sequence ATGTACATCGCGGCAAGCCGTACCTCGGACCTGGCGTCGGGAACCGACCGCAAGCCGGCGCTGAAGCGGGTGTCCGCCAACGTGCTGGCGCTCGGGATGGTCAGCCTGGTCACCGACGTCTCGTCGGAGATGGTCACCGCCGTCCTCCCGCTCTACCTGGTGCTCGGTCTCGGCCTGAACCCGCTGCAGTTCGGGCTGCTCGACGGGCTCTACGCCGGCGCCACCGCGGTCGTGCGGGTGCTCGGCGGGCACCTCGCCGACCGGTGGCGGCGGCTCAAGGCGGTCGCCGGGTTCGGGTACGGCTTGTCCGCGGTGTGCAAGCTCGGCCTGGTCGCGGCCGGATCGTCGGTCGCGGCCATCGGGGTCGTCCTCGCCGCCGACCGCACCGGCAAGGGCCTGCGCACCGGCCCGCGTGACGCGCTCATCTCGCTGTCCAGCGAGCCGGCCACCCTCGGCCGGTCGTTCGGGGTGCACCGGGCGATGGACACCGTCGGCGCGTTCCTCGGCCCGCTGGTGGCGATGGCGGTGCTCGCGCTGAGCCTCGGCAGCTACTCCAGCGTGTTCTTCACCAGCTTCTGCATCGCGGCCATCGCCGTGCTGCTGCTGGCCCTCTTCGTCCGCGACCGGCCCGGCGGCGTCGACCGCGCGGCGGTGTCCGCACGGGCCGCGTTCGGCCTGCTGCGGCAGCAGGACTTCCGGCGCGTGGCGCTCTGGGCCGCCCTGCTGGGCCTGGTGACGGTCGGCGACTCGTTCGTCTACCTCGTCCTGCAACGCCGCTGGGAGATCGCGGCGACGTACTTCCCGCTGCTGCCGCTGGGCACCGCCGGGGTCTACCTGCTGCTGGCCGTGCCGCTCGGCAAGCTCGCCGACCGCGTCGGCCGCTGGCCGGTGTTCCTCGGCGGGCACGTGGCCCTGTGCCTGGCCCTGGTGCTGCTCTGCGGCCCGGCCTACGCGGTGCTCCCCGTCGTCGCGCTCGCCCTGCACGGCGTGTTCTACGCGGCCACCGACGGTGTCCTGATGGCCGCGGCAGGCCCGCTCGTCCCGGCCGGCCTGCGCGCCACCGGGCTGGCCGTGGTGCAGACGGGCCAGGCGGTGGCCCGGATGCTCTCCTCCGTCCTGTTCGGACTGGCGTGGACGCTGTGGGACCTGCGGCCCGCGGTGCTCGTCGCCGCGGTCTGCCTGGCCGCCGTCGCCCTCGCCGCCGCCTTCGCGAAACCGGTGCGCCCGTGA
- a CDS encoding PD40 domain-containing protein gives MKKLVLALTGTALLVAAAVTYTVSARHDTADAEPAAALTLAPGQLLFRDTATGRVGAVPLADPQAKPRLGELKCDRFAVAKGTAVCLAVKPGTLPAITDVLVLDDHLAVRHTETLPGTPSRARVSPDGKRVYWTLFVTGDSYAETGFSTRAGLYEVETGRLVKTIEELPVFKDGERYFAHDVNYWGITFASDGNRFYATLGSKGKTYLVEADYGRYRGKTLRENVECPSLSPDGKRVAFKKKVGEGAWRLSVLDLGTLKETELAETRSVDDQALWQDDRTILYGLENAVWAVPADGSGAPRQLHAGAASPAVTQDPR, from the coding sequence GTGAAGAAACTCGTCCTCGCCCTCACCGGCACGGCCCTGCTGGTCGCCGCCGCCGTCACGTACACGGTCAGCGCGCGCCACGACACGGCGGACGCCGAACCCGCCGCCGCGCTGACCCTGGCACCCGGCCAGCTGCTGTTCCGCGACACCGCCACCGGCCGCGTCGGGGCCGTCCCGCTCGCCGACCCGCAGGCGAAACCGCGGCTCGGCGAGCTGAAGTGCGACCGGTTCGCGGTGGCGAAGGGGACGGCGGTGTGCCTGGCGGTCAAGCCGGGGACGCTCCCGGCGATCACCGACGTCCTCGTCCTCGACGACCACCTCGCCGTCCGCCACACCGAAACCCTGCCCGGCACGCCGAGCCGGGCGCGCGTCTCGCCGGACGGCAAGCGCGTCTACTGGACGCTGTTCGTCACGGGTGATTCCTACGCGGAGACCGGCTTCTCGACCCGCGCCGGGCTCTACGAGGTCGAGACCGGACGGCTGGTCAAGACGATCGAGGAGCTCCCGGTCTTCAAGGACGGCGAACGCTACTTCGCCCACGACGTCAACTATTGGGGCATCACCTTCGCCTCCGACGGCAACCGTTTCTACGCCACCCTCGGCAGCAAGGGCAAGACGTACCTGGTCGAAGCCGACTACGGGCGCTACCGGGGCAAGACCCTCCGCGAGAACGTCGAGTGCCCGTCGCTGTCCCCGGACGGCAAGCGGGTCGCGTTCAAGAAGAAGGTCGGCGAGGGTGCCTGGCGGCTGTCCGTCCTGGATCTCGGAACGCTGAAGGAGACGGAGCTCGCCGAGACCCGCAGCGTCGACGACCAGGCCCTCTGGCAGGACGACCGCACGATCCTCTACGGGCTGGAGAACGCCGTCTGGGCCGTCCCGGCGGACGGCTCCGGCGCGCCGCGGCAGCTCCACGCCGGGGCGGCGTCGCCGGCCGTCACTCAGGACCCGAGGTAG
- the iolD gene encoding 3D-(3,5/4)-trihydroxycyclohexane-1,2-dione acylhydrolase (decyclizing) gives MKLTTAQALVRWLLAQRSETLDGREVPLFPGVFAIFGHGNVLGLGTALEEHRGDIPVWRGHTEQGMALAAVGLAKATHRRQVGVATSSIGPGALNMVTAAGVAHANRLPVLLLPGDTFTNRAPDPVLQQIEPFGDATATVNDAFRAVSRYFDRITRPEQLISTLPQVARVLTDPADAGPVTLALPQDVQAETYDFPDELFAPVTHRPLRPRPDRRSVTEAAGVLRASKRPLLVLGGGVRYSGAGQRALEFAERHGIPLVETTAGRTLVPHEHPLHAGPLGITGSTSANVLAAAADVVLAVGTRLQDFTTASWTVFSPDVRLVSLNAARFDAVKHGALSVVGDADAGLTDLAAQLESWRVDSSWTSRASAERASWDAHIDSLRSSAAELPSYAQVVGVVNDLSAAEDYVMTASGGLPGELIGGWRGSGAVSMDVEYGFSCMGYELSGAWGAAIAHPGLVTTLLGDGSYLMLNSELFSAAFAGHPFVAVVCDNDGYAVIARLQEGQGGKPFNNFYADCTTSHASPPRVDFARHAESLGCVVFKASTVDSLREAYASAREAAVSERRPAVVVVKTQPSSWTEAGAWWEVGVPEHLAGREEFERGKGGQVRYLGS, from the coding sequence GTGAAGCTGACGACGGCTCAGGCGCTGGTCCGCTGGCTCCTCGCCCAGCGCTCGGAAACCCTCGACGGCCGCGAAGTCCCGCTGTTCCCCGGCGTGTTCGCGATCTTCGGGCACGGCAACGTCCTCGGCCTCGGCACCGCGCTGGAGGAGCACCGCGGGGACATCCCGGTCTGGCGCGGGCACACCGAGCAGGGCATGGCGCTGGCCGCGGTCGGGCTGGCGAAGGCCACGCACCGGCGGCAGGTCGGCGTGGCGACGTCGTCGATCGGGCCGGGCGCGCTGAACATGGTCACCGCGGCCGGGGTCGCGCACGCGAACCGGCTGCCGGTGCTGCTGCTGCCGGGCGACACGTTCACCAATCGCGCGCCGGACCCGGTGCTGCAGCAGATCGAGCCGTTCGGCGACGCGACCGCGACGGTGAACGACGCCTTCCGCGCGGTCTCGCGCTACTTCGACCGGATCACCAGGCCCGAGCAGCTGATCTCGACGTTGCCGCAGGTCGCCAGGGTGCTCACGGACCCGGCCGACGCCGGGCCGGTGACCCTCGCCCTGCCGCAGGACGTCCAGGCCGAGACATACGACTTCCCGGACGAACTGTTCGCCCCGGTGACGCACCGGCCGCTGCGCCCGCGCCCGGACCGGCGTTCGGTCACCGAAGCGGCCGGGGTCCTGCGGGCTTCGAAACGGCCGCTGCTGGTGCTCGGCGGCGGCGTCCGGTACTCCGGTGCCGGGCAGCGCGCGCTGGAGTTCGCCGAGCGGCACGGGATCCCGCTCGTGGAGACCACCGCGGGCCGGACGCTGGTGCCGCACGAGCACCCGCTGCACGCGGGCCCGCTCGGCATCACCGGCTCGACGTCGGCGAACGTCCTCGCGGCGGCCGCGGACGTCGTGCTCGCGGTGGGGACGCGGCTGCAGGACTTCACGACGGCGTCCTGGACGGTCTTCTCCCCCGACGTCCGGCTGGTGTCGCTCAACGCGGCCCGGTTCGACGCGGTGAAGCACGGCGCGCTGTCGGTGGTCGGGGACGCCGACGCGGGCCTGACGGATCTCGCCGCCCAGCTGGAGAGCTGGCGGGTCGACTCCTCGTGGACGTCGCGGGCCTCGGCCGAGCGGGCCTCCTGGGACGCGCACATCGACTCGCTGCGCTCGTCCGCCGCGGAGCTGCCGTCGTACGCGCAGGTCGTCGGGGTGGTCAACGATCTCTCGGCGGCGGAGGACTACGTCATGACGGCGTCGGGTGGGCTGCCGGGCGAGCTGATCGGCGGCTGGCGCGGGTCCGGCGCGGTCTCGATGGACGTCGAGTACGGCTTCTCCTGCATGGGTTACGAGCTGTCCGGCGCGTGGGGTGCCGCAATCGCCCACCCGGGTCTGGTGACCACGCTGCTGGGCGACGGCTCGTACCTGATGCTGAACTCGGAGCTGTTCTCGGCCGCGTTCGCCGGTCACCCGTTCGTCGCCGTGGTCTGCGACAACGACGGGTACGCCGTGATCGCGCGGCTGCAGGAGGGCCAGGGCGGGAAGCCGTTCAACAACTTCTACGCCGACTGCACGACCTCGCACGCTTCGCCGCCGCGAGTCGACTTCGCCCGCCACGCGGAGTCACTCGGGTGTGTCGTGTTCAAGGCGTCCACTGTGGACTCTCTGCGGGAGGCGTACGCGTCGGCTCGCGAGGCGGCCGTTTCGGAGCGGCGTCCGGCCGTCGTCGTGGTGAAGACGCAGCCGTCGAGCTGGACCGAAGCCGGGGCGTGGTGGGAGGTCGGCGTGCCGGAGCACCTGGCCGGACGGGAGGAGTTCGAACGCGGGAAGGGCGGTCAGGTGCGCTACCTCGGGTCCTGA
- a CDS encoding discoidin domain-containing protein, whose translation MIAAVVLLPSAIAAAATTQAADVLLSQGKPVATSTVESSSYTGAKAVDGSTTTRWASAEGADPQWLRIDLGQSATIHRVVLNWEAAYAKKYRIEVSDDGTSFTTAATVDTGDGKIDDLGGLTARGRFVRFVGLTRGTSYGYSFWEMQVFGSTDSSGDTQAPTTPVGLTAGTATATSVPLTWSAATDNVGVTGYDILRDGTVVATSATTSYTDTGLAPATSYTYAVRARDAAGNVSAAGTPITVKTAAGSAGFVLAAAGDIAEQCTASSSSCVHPKTAKLVENMNPAAVITMGDNQYDEPTLSDFKNYYDKTWGKFKNITHPIPGNHESYSKFTGYEQYFGAIAKPQGQRYYSWEMGNWHFIALDSNDFVTHDDFAEPPQITWLKQDLANNKKGCVAAYYHHPRWSSGDHGDNIDSIQLWNLMVANKVDLVLNGHDHDYERFVPQNADGKADAAGPVEIVGGSGGANLYDLSPAHATTAKLLKTFGVLKLSMTDTTFQTQLIGVDGKVLDSSPTYTCH comes from the coding sequence TGTTGCCGTCCGCGATCGCCGCGGCCGCCACCACCCAGGCCGCCGATGTCCTGCTGTCGCAGGGAAAACCCGTGGCCACCTCGACCGTCGAGAGCTCGTCCTACACCGGGGCGAAGGCCGTCGACGGCAGCACCACCACCCGCTGGGCCAGCGCCGAGGGCGCCGACCCGCAGTGGCTGCGGATCGACCTCGGCCAGTCCGCGACCATCCACCGCGTCGTCCTCAACTGGGAAGCCGCCTACGCCAAGAAGTACCGGATCGAGGTCTCCGACGACGGCACGTCGTTCACCACGGCCGCCACCGTCGACACCGGTGACGGCAAGATCGACGACCTCGGCGGCCTCACCGCCCGCGGCCGCTTCGTGCGCTTCGTCGGCCTCACCCGCGGCACGAGCTACGGTTACTCCTTCTGGGAGATGCAGGTCTTCGGCAGCACGGACTCCTCCGGCGACACGCAGGCCCCGACCACCCCGGTCGGCCTCACCGCGGGCACGGCGACCGCGACGAGCGTCCCGTTGACCTGGAGCGCGGCCACCGACAACGTCGGCGTCACCGGGTACGACATCCTCCGCGACGGCACGGTCGTCGCCACCAGCGCGACGACGTCCTACACCGACACCGGGCTCGCCCCGGCCACGAGCTACACCTACGCGGTGCGCGCCCGCGACGCCGCGGGGAACGTCTCGGCCGCCGGCACGCCGATCACGGTCAAGACCGCGGCCGGGAGCGCCGGGTTCGTCCTCGCCGCGGCCGGTGACATCGCCGAACAGTGCACCGCGAGCAGCTCCAGCTGCGTCCACCCCAAGACCGCGAAGCTCGTCGAGAACATGAACCCCGCGGCCGTGATCACCATGGGCGACAACCAGTACGACGAACCCACCCTGTCGGACTTCAAGAACTACTACGACAAGACCTGGGGCAAGTTCAAGAACATCACGCACCCGATCCCCGGAAACCACGAGTCCTACTCGAAGTTCACCGGCTACGAGCAGTACTTCGGCGCCATCGCCAAGCCGCAGGGGCAGCGGTACTACAGCTGGGAAATGGGCAACTGGCACTTCATCGCCCTCGACTCCAACGACTTCGTCACCCACGACGACTTCGCCGAGCCGCCCCAGATCACCTGGCTGAAGCAGGATCTCGCCAACAACAAGAAGGGCTGCGTCGCCGCGTACTACCACCACCCGCGGTGGAGCTCCGGTGACCACGGCGACAACATCGACAGCATCCAGCTGTGGAACCTGATGGTGGCCAACAAGGTCGACCTCGTCCTCAACGGCCACGACCACGACTACGAGCGGTTCGTCCCGCAGAACGCCGACGGCAAGGCCGACGCGGCAGGCCCGGTCGAGATCGTCGGCGGCTCCGGCGGCGCCAACCTGTACGACCTGAGCCCGGCGCACGCGACGACCGCCAAGCTGCTGAAGACCTTCGGCGTCCTGAAGCTGTCGATGACGGACACCACGTTCCAGACGCAGCTCATCGGCGTCGACGGCAAGGTCCTCGACAGCAGCCCGACCTACACCTGCCACTAG